GCTCTGCGTGCAGCGCGACGAACTGAGGAAGTCTGAGCCGGGTCCGGTGAAGGGCAGGGTGCTGGGAGGACGGAAATGGTGAAAGAGCGCCCGCAATGTTTTACGGATAGCGACCAACATTCGGAGTTCGTGAAGGCGCTGGCTCAAGTCCGCCGCCTCGCACCATTTGAAGGTTGGTGCTTTCTGCACGTTCAGGCCATTCAGGTCGCGATTGATCGGTACGCAGAAGCTGCTCTCGGCAATCGCGCGTTCTTCTGGAATAAGCCGCATAGTGCGGGCGGTTGAGGGGCGCAGATTCCACGAACGCGTCCGGCTGGACTGGGGTCCTATCAAGTGCTACCTCAGGATGTTTGATGGAATTTTCTCGCTTGGAGGGGCTATGCAGAACTTTTTATATGGTGCGATCTTGATTGCGATCGGCGCAATCTATCTTCAGAAGCCGGATATTTTTCGACGGGGAGTCTGGATGAAGACCAGCATCGCAATTCGTTTTTTGTCCGAAGAGAACTACCAAAAGTACATGAGAGGCCTCGGGATCGTGCTTATCGCGATCGGCGCCGTACTCGTGCTTTGGGAGCTGGCTTCTTATCTAGGCTGGCATTGATGAGGCACAAAGGAGCCATCCCCACGCCTACCGCACGCTGACGAACATGCCCCAGGCGGCCGCGAGGCCTGCGCCCGCAATGACATATATGGGGTTGTCGCAGAAGGCGCTTCCGTAGGTACACACGGTGACGCCAAACGAGCCGATCTCGTGATGGCTCGCGGAATAGAACAGGCCCGACAGGCCGAGCAGTGCAGCGGCGACGTAGTACATCGATCTCCTCCGAGATGGATTTCAAGCGTAGGGCCGCCGCTCAACGCTTGATCCTTCAGTCACTCGATAACTTTGGAGATGATGGTGGCGTGAAGAAGTTTCGTTCCGCCAAATTCGATTTCGTGCATTTTAGGTAAAGTTCGACACGTCGGGGAAATTGCCGGCATGTGATCACTAATGAGTAGCTCGTCTCTGGCCTTTGTCCTGCTGGATAGATAGGCCGACCACGCCGGACGTGTCTGCGGTCGCCAAGGCTCTCCGCGCGCGACATCTGGAATTGCCGGTGGAAACGGTGTCGGACATTAGCTCGACAGGAGCGCACCAAAGCTTCTGCGAGTTCGCCGCTCATTCGTTGCGGTGGGACGCTTGATCCTTGAGTTGCCTCCGATTGACTTCCGATCGCAAACCTGGCGGTTGATGCGTCGGGCAAATCAGGGGCAGTTTGCCAACATCGGAGATGAAGGTGACGCGAAGAAGTTTCATTCCGCCAAATTCGATTTGATGCATTTTAGATAAAGTTTGACACGTCAGGCAAATCACCTGGCAAAGTGGCATCATCGAAATGAGTTTGCATCGACCCGCGCGGAGAATTCCGCGGCAGTTCTTTTCGTCGCGATGTGCGAGACGCGTGATGGTGCAGCGCGAGGGAGTCGAAGTCTCATTGTCGATCGGGTGTCTTCTCCCTCAGGCGACTATTGCGCTCGCGCGCTGCAAACCACTCCAGTGGTCGGTTGCCTGTTGACATTTGTTCATTGTTTGTTCTATATCGAGTTTTAGTTTCTACCTTTGAGTGAAAATGCGGATGGCCAATGAGTAGCTCGTCTCTCGCCTTTGTCCTGCTGGACAATCCGACAACGCCGGACATGTCGGCCGTCGCCAGGGCCCTCCGCACGCGATATCCCGAATTGCCGGTGGAAACGGTGTCGGACAACGGCCCGACTGGAGCTCACCGAAATTCTGCGAGCTCGCCGCTTATTCGCTGCGGTGATGAACTTGTCGCGGTGATGTCGATGCCAGCGCCGATTCCGAATGATCCTGGCTTGTGGTCACGCACTGCAACGACCTGGCCGGAGGGGAAGACAGTCGCAGCACGGCATCGAGGTCATCTGATCGTTTCTGTACTTGGGAAAAGCCAGCAGCCGCTGCCCGCTGCTCGTCTCAGCACCGCGGTCATCGGCGCGCTGATCGCCGTCATCCCGGAATGTTGCGGCGTAGTATGGGGCGGCAAGGTCGCCCGGCCTGCCAAGCTCTGGCTCGAGATGTCTGGTCGATCCTTCGCACCGTTTCCCGATTATCCCTTCACGCTGTGGCTCGACCTCCTTCCGTTTCGTTCAGGTGCGGGAATCGGCGCCGTGACGATGGGGCTTGCGGCATTCGCCGGACGTGAGATCGAATTCGAGACTGGGAAGCTCCCTTTTCCAACGATGATCGACAAGGTGGCGGGCCTTGCCGCCTATCTCGTCGAGCACGGAAACGTGGTCAAAGACGGCGACACATTTGGAGGAGACGAGCGCGAGCGCTTCGCGGTCCGATACAAGAACTCCGACCGGTTTGGTGGAATGCCGGTCTTTTTCTGCGTGACGGACTGACGTGCCGATAGCGACCACGCTGGTAACGCATCACGCCAAGAGAACGGACCAGAATGAGTAGCGAACGGTCAATATCGATTGCGAAACGACCAAAAGTGCGCAAGCGCAAGTTCTACGTGATCGGTCCCGATTACCGGGTCGGCGGCAAGCCAGGTTTTCGGTTGGAGGACGACAACATCCTTCCGCAGGGCCATTATCATCTGCCTCCGTTTGATGAGCCACCCCGCTTTGTCTTTGACAAGAGGGCCGGCGACTTGCCGCACGATCTCGAGAGTTACTACGGATTTTGGCTAGTCTCCGACAGAACGAAGGTTGTGCTGGAGACCGTCGATCCGAAGGGATTTTCCTTCGTGTTGTGCGATGTGCGTATCCCGAGTGGTGTTTACGACGGATCGGGGTACTGGTTCTGTGATGTCCTTCGTGTTCTCGATGCGCTGGACGAAGCGAAATCGCGTTTGAAAATCGGAATTCGTGACGACGACCGCTATCGAGACTTCGGCAAGAAGTTCTACGATTTTTCGGGTGGCGCTGAGCTGGTCTTCAGGGAAGACGCAGTCGGCGACGCGCATGTCTTCCGTATGGCCCATCACGCATCGAACATCATATGTGACGGGGGGCTGAAGGACGCCTGCAAGTCCGCGGGTCTAAAGAGGTTACGGTTTAGAGACGTCTCGAGCCTTTGAACGCGTGGCAAGACGTGGTTTCAGGTAAAGAGCATATGTCGATCCTTTTTTGATCATCACATCATCCCGCAGCAGCTCGCGGACCATGACGCGTTTCGCGATACCGACATCCGAGATGTTCGACATAGATTCTCCTGGTAATCGAACCTATTTGCCAGCGGATAGAGAGCTTGCAGCGGATATGGATCTATCGCTGCATCCCAGCAGGCATGTCTCCACGTATGTAGATGCGATTGAGAAGGTGCTTGACGAGACCAAGAAGCGCGGTCGCACTTGAAGATCGGAATCCGCGACGACGACAGCTACCGAGACTTTGGCAAGAAATTTTACGATTTGACGGGTGGTGCCGAACTGGTCTTCAGGGAAGATGAGGTCGGCGACGCGTATGTGTTCCGCATAGCCCATTGCGGATCGACGGTCATATGTGACTAGGTTCTGAAGGATGCCTGCAAGTCGGCGGGTCTTAAGAAAATCCGGGTTTGAATACGTCTCGAAGCGCTCTCTTGGCGAGACGTAGTGTGGAAACAGTGTAACTGGTGAAGGACGAGCATGACCAACTCCTCAACCAACAAGAGCAAGCGAAAAGCAAAGGCGCGAAAATTCTTCATGGTCGGTCCAGACGCTCGAATCGGCGGCAAGGGTGGATGGGAAATGGAAAATCTTCCGGTGCTATTGATGGGAAACCTTGGGCTTGCTCCACCTCCGGGACAGCGAGGATTTGCCGACTTTCCTGAACTGCCGAGTCTTGTGTTCGACCAATCCCTTGGAAGAGCTCCTCGAGATATCGAACAGTTTCACGGCTATTGGCTTGTGTCGGATAGGATGAAGGCAGTTCTGGAGCGTTTGGACCCTGAGGGTGTCGAGTTCGAGAAATGCGTGTGCCGCAGCAAGTCGGAGAGTGCGGCTCCCGTCTACTGGCTTTGCGACGTCGTTCGAATTCTCGACGCGGTCGATGAGGAGAAGTCGCGCGTCAAGATTGAGTATGATCCGCCGGATCATCGCAAAAGGTACAACCTGTTGGGCGGGGCCAATCTCCTTTTCAGAGAGGAGATCGTAGGATCAGCTCATATTTTCAGACTCAAATTCTTACAGCCCAGAATTGTCTGCAGTCAGTCCATGAAGGACGCTTGTAAGGAAGCCGGCCTGAAAGGCATCAGCTTTCACGATGCGGCCAATTATTGATTGCTAGGCCCCAAGGAGCCCTAACGGAAGTGCCGGATGTTTCATATTCATCACGTTATTCCGCAGGCCGAACGATTTCTATCGGACCTCGCGGTAAAAATTCTTAAGTTCGATATTCACTCGCCCGCAAATCTCATGGCGCTGCCCTCCGACGAGGGCCTTGCTAACGCACTCAATACCAGCCCACATACTGGAGGCCATCTCGGTACCTACAACAAAGGCTTTTGTGAATTTCTACTTTCTCTCCAAGCCGATCCAGATTTCGGACGCGCTCAGACTGGTGACCCAGCCGCTCATGCTCGGCTGTCCTCGGATTTGCTCAGATTTGTCGCTATCGCCAAATACGCGCTCGCGAATAAGCATTTGCTTGCCAACACGCCAGCGGGAATGACGCCAGAAGACGCGAATGTGAAAAATCGAGAATGGTTCGCGAATTGGAAGGAATACGCCGAGCATAACTGGGACAAGATCCAGCAGATGGATAACACCATCAGCCAGTTGCACAATTCTGGGCAGCCGGACCAAGCAATGTATTGGCCGGTCCTCTCTCCGACCAGTAATCTCAGCCTCGCAGAGAAGATTGATATTCTGCGGCGATACCGCGAGAATCCTCCGATATCGCAACAGTTCACGATGGCCAGTCCGATTCCTGATCTTCCAGGCTTCGTTGCGCCCGTCGTTGATACGCGCCTGCCGGGCTTCATTCCGCCTTCGTCGGATGATCTGATGCAAGCGGCGGAAGGCTTCACGCGACATGATCCATCTCTAACCTACGGATTGCCCGGGTTTCCTGTGTCCAATCCGGCCCTACAAGGACTTGGGCCGTTGCCTCCGAGCGTCGCCGCGCCGCAAAGTCCCCAGGTCCTCCAGTTCAACCAGGAGACTGGACGACCTCTCTCATTTTCTGACGGGACACCGGTATTCGGACCAGCCGCTCCCTCTGGGCAGCCCATCGATCAAGATACTGCATTCTGGTTCGGAATGGCCGCTCTTGGAGCAGGTGCCGTGCTCATGCCCTGGGCGGAAGTGGCTGCGTTTGGCGCGGCGATGCTTGCCGGTGCCGCTGCCATCCGCCCGGCTTTCGGAGCCGGCGCTCCAAGCCGGGCTGGGACCGCAAGTGGAGGCGTCTTCTCCGCCGGCACGGCTCCGTACGACGCATTCAACGCCAGCTCTTCTGCTTCCAACGCGAACACCAGCGGCGGCAACCCTCGCGGATCCACGTTCGGGCCGCCGCTGATTGAGAGCAATACGCTTCAGCAAGAACCGAATCCCGCCAATACTTTTGCCGATCGCTTCGGAAACTGGACCGAGACGTCGGCGGGCTCGATGCCAGCTCAGGGGTCGGGCTCGGTCCCTGGCGCGGCAAGAGCTGTCGCTCCTGAAGATGTTCGGCGCCTCACGCGCGTGAATTCGTCGAATTCAGCCAACGCGTTCACGTCGGGGACGTCGCCGGTCCCGTACTTGCCTTCTTCGGAGTTCAACGACCGTTTCGGCAATTGGAGCGTGCCGCCTGGCGATCCACAGTCGCCGCAAGCAAGCAGGCCAGTTGGTGCCTTCGCGGATGAGCCTGCCTATTCCATCCCGCCGCCGATCTGGGGATCGGAGGATTCCCGCGGCGCACAGAATGATGCCGAAGAATGGTTCTCGCGTTGGATACGGCCGCTTATGCGGCAGGACCGAATGGATTGACGAAGACCATCTGCGCACACAACGATGCGTCCACGTTCCGTATCACTTGAATTAATTGTTGACACGTCAGACAAATCACCGGGCAAACTGGCATCATCGAAAAGAGCTCGCATCGCTCCGCGCGAAGAGATCCGCAGGAAGGCATTTGGACATCCGAGATCGGACGGCGGCGGCGCGGCGCAGTCTCGTCTCGGTCAACTGGGCCTCACAGAATGCTTCATCGCGCATCGCCATCGTCTTCGATCTGTTTACGGGCCTGCCAGTATCTTTTCTGCGCCTCGGGCTTGGCATCATGAGCATGCAGTGATGAGGTAGCTCTCCAGACATCGCGTTGGGTGAGAGGAATAGGATGAGCGACGAAAAGTCAAAATCGATTCCGAGGCGTTCCAGAGCGCGCAAGCGCAAGTTCTACGTGATCGGTCCCGATTACCGGGTCGGCGGCAAGCCAGGTTTTCGGTTGGAGGACAACAACATCCTTCCGCGGGGCCATTATCATCTGCCTCCGTTTGATGAGCCACCCCGCTTTGTGTTTGACAAAAAGGCGGGTGACTTGCCGTACGATCTGGAGAGTTATTATGGGTTTTGGCTGGTCTCCGACAGAACGAAGGCTGTGCTGGAGACCGTCGATCCGAAGGGATTATCCTTCGTGTTATGCGATGTACGAATCCCAAACGGTGTTTGCGACGGATCGCGGTACTGGTTCTGTGATGTCCTTCGTGTCCTCGATGCGCTGGACGAAGCGAAATCGCGTTTGAAGATCGGAATTCGCGACGACGACCGCTATCGAGACTTCGGCAAGAAGTTCTATGATTTCTCGGGGGGCGCTGAGCTGGTTTTCAGGGAAGACGCGGTCGGCGACGCGCATGTCTTCCGTATGGCCCATCACGGATCGACTGTCATATGTGACGGGGTGCTGAAGGATGCCTGCAAGTCCGCCGGTCTAAAGAGAATCTGGTTTGAAGACGTCTCGAAGCTTTGAACTGTGCGGAGTGGCTCGGTATTGTTGCTTCGAGGAGAGCAGTCCCGCAATTGGTGGTAAAAAAAGAAGATCAAGCAAAGACGGTGTCGTTGGGTGCGCGCCGGTGTTTCGAGTAGCCCTCAGCTTGACTTTGGCCAATTTTACACTTGTTCATCTTGTACGCGGAACCCTGAACATCGGATCGTTCTCGACGATTTCATGAGCGCTCGTGAGCATGAGTTTCATGCGCCCCATATTGCCAAAGGTCGTCCAGCGCCCCTTCACGTTCGACCAGTAGAAGAGCTCGAAGCGATCGGTATCTGGAATGGGGCGCAGCCGTGCGACCGGAGTTGAAGTCCGACGGTTGATAACTAAATAACCGCCACTGCTCTTTTCTATGTCGTGATGCGTGAACTGAGCAGCAATCTG
This region of Bradyrhizobium sp. CCGUVB1N3 genomic DNA includes:
- a CDS encoding AHH domain-containing protein yields the protein MTRFAIPTSEMFDIDSPGNRTYLPADRELAADMDLSLHPSRHVSTYVDAIEKVLDETKKRGRT
- a CDS encoding DUF4261 domain-containing protein, whose amino-acid sequence is MSAVARALRTRYPELPVETVSDNGPTGAHRNSASSPLIRCGDELVAVMSMPAPIPNDPGLWSRTATTWPEGKTVAARHRGHLIVSVLGKSQQPLPAARLSTAVIGALIAVIPECCGVVWGGKVARPAKLWLEMSGRSFAPFPDYPFTLWLDLLPFRSGAGIGAVTMGLAAFAGREIEFETGKLPFPTMIDKVAGLAAYLVEHGNVVKDGDTFGGDERERFAVRYKNSDRFGGMPVFFCVTD
- a CDS encoding imm11 family protein translates to MSDEKSKSIPRRSRARKRKFYVIGPDYRVGGKPGFRLEDNNILPRGHYHLPPFDEPPRFVFDKKAGDLPYDLESYYGFWLVSDRTKAVLETVDPKGLSFVLCDVRIPNGVCDGSRYWFCDVLRVLDALDEAKSRLKIGIRDDDRYRDFGKKFYDFSGGAELVFREDAVGDAHVFRMAHHGSTVICDGVLKDACKSAGLKRIWFEDVSKL
- a CDS encoding imm11 family protein, whose translation is MTNSSTNKSKRKAKARKFFMVGPDARIGGKGGWEMENLPVLLMGNLGLAPPPGQRGFADFPELPSLVFDQSLGRAPRDIEQFHGYWLVSDRMKAVLERLDPEGVEFEKCVCRSKSESAAPVYWLCDVVRILDAVDEEKSRVKIEYDPPDHRKRYNLLGGANLLFREEIVGSAHIFRLKFLQPRIVCSQSMKDACKEAGLKGISFHDAANY
- a CDS encoding imm11 family protein, whose protein sequence is MKIGIRDDDSYRDFGKKFYDLTGGAELVFREDEVGDAYVFRIAHCGSTVICD
- a CDS encoding imm11 family protein, with protein sequence MSSERSISIAKRPKVRKRKFYVIGPDYRVGGKPGFRLEDDNILPQGHYHLPPFDEPPRFVFDKRAGDLPHDLESYYGFWLVSDRTKVVLETVDPKGFSFVLCDVRIPSGVYDGSGYWFCDVLRVLDALDEAKSRLKIGIRDDDRYRDFGKKFYDFSGGAELVFREDAVGDAHVFRMAHHASNIICDGGLKDACKSAGLKRLRFRDVSSL
- a CDS encoding AHH domain-containing protein translates to MFHIHHVIPQAERFLSDLAVKILKFDIHSPANLMALPSDEGLANALNTSPHTGGHLGTYNKGFCEFLLSLQADPDFGRAQTGDPAAHARLSSDLLRFVAIAKYALANKHLLANTPAGMTPEDANVKNREWFANWKEYAEHNWDKIQQMDNTISQLHNSGQPDQAMYWPVLSPTSNLSLAEKIDILRRYRENPPISQQFTMASPIPDLPGFVAPVVDTRLPGFIPPSSDDLMQAAEGFTRHDPSLTYGLPGFPVSNPALQGLGPLPPSVAAPQSPQVLQFNQETGRPLSFSDGTPVFGPAAPSGQPIDQDTAFWFGMAALGAGAVLMPWAEVAAFGAAMLAGAAAIRPAFGAGAPSRAGTASGGVFSAGTAPYDAFNASSSASNANTSGGNPRGSTFGPPLIESNTLQQEPNPANTFADRFGNWTETSAGSMPAQGSGSVPGAARAVAPEDVRRLTRVNSSNSANAFTSGTSPVPYLPSSEFNDRFGNWSVPPGDPQSPQASRPVGAFADEPAYSIPPPIWGSEDSRGAQNDAEEWFSRWIRPLMRQDRMD